In one window of Fusobacteria bacterium ZRK30 DNA:
- a CDS encoding response regulator transcription factor, with amino-acid sequence MRILIVEDSLITRNHLEKTLKEEGFDVSTASSGEAALHIIVSMSPEVILLDLYLPGIDGLEVCEKIRNNPKVYGAPHIIMLTGKTEQQDIVDGFTKGADDYVKKPFNIHEVTLRIRAVERKNSAAIEVLQIGDIFINLSAKSVREGGQEIKLSKTEYNLLVFLAKNRGVALSRRNIYERVWEDEFIQGNRIIDVYIRKLKNKLSTFDNHIESLQGRGYILRERS; translated from the coding sequence ATGAGGATATTAATTGTAGAAGACAGTCTGATAACAAGAAATCATTTAGAAAAAACTTTAAAGGAAGAGGGCTTTGATGTGAGCACAGCTTCATCTGGGGAAGCAGCCTTACACATAATAGTAAGTATGAGTCCGGAGGTGATACTTTTGGATCTTTACCTGCCGGGGATAGATGGGCTGGAGGTCTGTGAAAAGATAAGAAATAATCCAAAAGTTTATGGGGCTCCCCATATAATAATGCTCACAGGAAAGACTGAACAGCAGGATATAGTAGATGGTTTTACAAAGGGGGCAGATGACTATGTGAAGAAGCCATTTAATATACACGAGGTAACCTTGAGGATAAGAGCTGTGGAACGAAAAAATAGTGCCGCGATAGAGGTTCTCCAGATAGGAGATATTTTTATCAACCTCTCAGCCAAAAGTGTGAGGGAGGGTGGACAAGAGATCAAGCTATCTAAAACCGAGTATAATCTCCTTGTTTTTTTAGCAAAAAACAGGGGAGTGGCTCTTTCTAGAAGAAATATCTATGAGAGGGTATGGGAGGATGAATTTATTCAGGGTAATAGAATTATAGATGTGTATATAAGAAAACTTAAAAATAAGCTTTCTACCTTTGATAATCACATTGAATCTCTTCAGGGAAGGGGATATATTTTGAGAGAAAGGTCGTAA
- a CDS encoding flavodoxin — MKVRIYYGSTIGDTESIAQILGGKLEAEVVPISQGIKNIDCLDLILFGSSTWGYGELQDDWGDKIDLLKDVNLSGKKIGVFGTGDQESYGDTFCDALGIIGKAARDAGGEIIGMTSRGSYSFSDSKALENDKLIGLALDINNQDDLTSSRIEEWVDQLKKEI; from the coding sequence ATGAAAGTAAGAATTTATTATGGAAGTACAATAGGTGATACGGAATCAATAGCTCAGATCTTGGGAGGGAAGTTAGAAGCAGAAGTTGTGCCTATATCTCAGGGAATAAAAAATATTGACTGTTTAGATTTAATTTTGTTTGGATCTTCTACTTGGGGATATGGTGAACTTCAGGATGACTGGGGTGACAAGATCGATCTTTTAAAAGATGTAAATTTATCGGGGAAAAAAATAGGTGTTTTCGGAACCGGTGATCAGGAATCATACGGAGATACATTCTGTGATGCCCTGGGTATTATAGGTAAAGCGGCCAGAGATGCCGGGGGGGAAATAATCGGTATGACTTCAAGGGGAAGCTATAGTTTTTCTGACAGTAAAGCCCTGGAAAACGATAAATTAATAGGTCTGGCACTGGATATAAATAATCAGGATGATCTTACATCTTCTAGGATTGAAGAGTGGGTCGATCAATTAAAAAAAGAGATATAG
- a CDS encoding DUF1971 domain-containing protein, whose protein sequence is MFSKLKLPKNTSKIGETPIMNEKNVFPEILNKHMTPKGKWAKIVVIDGSLKYVHDDELKKILVADKNHSIVIEPERYHHVILDGRVEFKVEFYKVPVNVENFDDSASRPGENFL, encoded by the coding sequence ATGTTTTCAAAATTAAAACTTCCAAAAAATACAAGTAAGATAGGTGAAACGCCTATTATGAATGAAAAAAATGTTTTTCCTGAAATATTAAATAAGCACATGACTCCCAAAGGAAAATGGGCAAAAATTGTTGTTATTGATGGCAGCCTTAAATATGTCCATGACGATGAACTTAAAAAAATATTAGTAGCAGATAAGAACCATTCGATAGTTATCGAACCCGAAAGATACCACCATGTTATTTTAGATGGCAGGGTTGAATTTAAAGTTGAGTTTTATAAGGTTCCGGTAAATGTAGAAAATTTTGATGATAGTGCTTCCAGACCGGGGGAAAATTTCTTATAA
- a CDS encoding tetratricopeptide repeat protein, with amino-acid sequence MLKILKKKIIQNNCLGKKVKEETRLLRNCDKAVKRNPENPISYFNRGNLKFKSGDYQGAMKDYNAAIRLNPEYLEAYHSRAIIKEKLNYYNGAIADYNFILKMDSLDPLARKNKNIIQQRF; translated from the coding sequence ATGCTTAAGATTCTTAAAAAAAAAATTATTCAAAATAATTGTTTAGGTAAAAAAGTAAAAGAGGAGACTAGATTACTCAGAAATTGTGATAAAGCTGTTAAACGTAACCCGGAGAATCCAATTAGTTATTTTAACAGGGGAAATCTAAAGTTTAAATCAGGAGATTATCAGGGTGCAATGAAGGATTATAATGCAGCCATAAGACTGAACCCTGAATATTTAGAAGCATACCATAGCCGGGCAATAATAAAAGAGAAGTTGAATTATTACAACGGGGCTATCGCTGATTATAACTTTATTTTAAAGATGGATTCCTTGGATCCATTGGCACGGAAAAATAAAAATATTATCCAGCAAAGATTTTAA
- a CDS encoding ABC transporter ATP-binding protein has protein sequence MGKERIIEVSNLSKIYITGELPFKALKNIDLYIKDGEFAVILGPSGSGKSTLLNSLGGMDKPTTGKIIVRGNDISGYNNKLLTEYRKDEIGFVFQFYNLLSDLTVKENVELAVEICSNPLDIDEILNNLGLGDKKNNFPSQLSGGEQQRVSIARAVAKNPTILLCDEPTGALDYETGIKILKVLTEINKKFKKTIIVITHNSSIGRIADRIIYLKSGEIIDVIENNSPKSVDELEW, from the coding sequence ATGGGAAAAGAAAGAATAATAGAGGTTTCAAACCTTTCTAAGATATATATAACAGGGGAACTCCCATTTAAAGCATTAAAAAATATAGATTTGTATATAAAGGATGGAGAGTTTGCAGTTATTTTGGGACCCAGCGGAAGCGGGAAAAGTACTCTTTTAAACTCCCTTGGAGGGATGGATAAACCTACCACGGGGAAAATTATTGTCAGGGGAAATGATATAAGTGGATACAACAATAAATTATTAACTGAATACAGAAAGGATGAAATTGGATTTGTTTTTCAATTTTATAACCTTTTATCCGATCTTACAGTTAAAGAAAATGTAGAATTAGCTGTGGAGATCTGTAGTAACCCTCTGGATATTGATGAAATCTTGAACAATCTGGGTTTAGGAGATAAGAAAAATAATTTTCCGTCTCAATTAAGCGGAGGGGAACAGCAGAGGGTTTCCATTGCAAGAGCTGTAGCTAAAAATCCCACTATCTTACTCTGCGATGAACCAACGGGAGCTTTAGACTATGAAACCGGGATAAAAATTTTAAAAGTTTTAACAGAAATAAATAAAAAATTCAAAAAAACCATAATAGTTATTACCCATAACTCCTCTATAGGAAGGATTGCTGACAGGATCATCTATCTAAAGAGTGGAGAGATAATAGATGTTATAGAAAATAACTCTCCTAAAAGTGTGGATGAATTGGAATGGTAA
- a CDS encoding ABC transporter permease has protein sequence MKKMKGQVISTCFVSMVGIILYTALNSTAINMSNTLNSYYEMNNFPDLFISVVRISKNKLDLIKRMEGVEKVEGRVVTEVQMKVKKGEPSVKLRFLGVDGEKELSRLTIVSGREIKADREVILLKKFAEDKKLDIGDNIRVQINKKEYIFKVVGLAEQPEYVYLMKDEQSILPPQGKFGVVFIGEEFLQNALSYKSQYNEVLVTLKNKKDIKGIKDRLEDKLDKYGLKRIVEKENQLSNRAISDEIKGLYGTATVVPMMFLVIAAIIISTIISRMVQKDRMTIGILKSLGYSDYEVLFHYIKCAVLIGGFGAVLGSVGGLYLSNVMTKMYAGLFNLPFLITKIYYRYILGGLIISIIITVIAGIAGAKRTLKIMPSESMKSEVPRGGKRIFLERAEKIWKNIKFSWKIVIRNIFRNRKRFITVVLGVSITYMVTIFPYYQMNIFSQIFNEHYGKFQTADYNINFTGPLKKSVILDLKNTLKIDDIEGKIEYPFELKNGWKSKNIPILGLKSKTQFYNFKNLRGESVDLPEDGILLTENLARKLDLTVGDHLLIKNFIPHRDDLEVEVVDIIKQNLGINGYMNIHYMEKYLVDKGMVTGALIHSKDIDRSKIENGKNIASVESTEDLINTSKEFLQITMGSVFLMVIFAGIMGFGIIYNATIISISERTIEFSTLEILGFSKIKIFKIILKETILMAVFGILIGIPLGIKTVELLADALQSDLYTLDPHLPVKVHIITTTTTIFFIALSQLFIIKKINNLDLLEVLKSRDF, from the coding sequence ATGAAAAAAATGAAAGGACAGGTTATCAGCACTTGTTTTGTGAGTATGGTGGGAATAATTTTATATACAGCTTTAAATTCTACGGCCATTAATATGTCTAATACTTTGAACAGTTATTATGAGATGAATAACTTTCCAGATCTATTTATATCTGTTGTCAGGATTTCAAAGAATAAACTGGATCTTATTAAAAGGATGGAGGGGGTTGAAAAAGTAGAGGGGCGTGTAGTTACAGAGGTTCAGATGAAGGTGAAAAAAGGAGAGCCATCTGTAAAGTTAAGATTTTTAGGAGTTGATGGGGAAAAAGAACTGAGCAGACTAACCATTGTTTCAGGGAGGGAGATAAAAGCAGACAGGGAAGTCATATTGTTAAAGAAGTTTGCTGAAGATAAAAAATTAGATATTGGTGACAACATAAGGGTTCAGATAAATAAAAAAGAGTATATATTTAAAGTTGTAGGTTTAGCTGAACAGCCTGAATATGTGTATCTCATGAAGGACGAACAGAGTATTTTACCTCCCCAGGGTAAATTTGGGGTGGTATTTATAGGGGAAGAATTTTTACAAAATGCCCTTTCATATAAATCACAGTATAATGAGGTATTGGTGACGCTGAAAAATAAAAAAGATATTAAGGGTATAAAGGATAGGTTGGAAGATAAGCTGGATAAATACGGGTTAAAAAGGATAGTAGAGAAAGAAAATCAGCTGAGCAACAGAGCTATAAGTGATGAAATAAAAGGTCTTTATGGTACTGCTACGGTTGTTCCTATGATGTTTTTGGTAATAGCTGCCATCATCATATCAACTATTATTTCCAGGATGGTGCAAAAAGACAGGATGACAATAGGAATTCTTAAAAGTTTGGGATATTCCGATTATGAGGTTCTTTTTCATTATATTAAATGTGCTGTACTTATTGGAGGATTTGGTGCTGTACTGGGATCTGTTGGAGGTTTATATCTGTCAAATGTAATGACTAAGATGTATGCGGGACTTTTCAATCTGCCTTTTTTAATAACGAAAATTTATTATAGATATATTTTGGGGGGACTTATCATATCGATTATTATTACTGTGATAGCAGGAATAGCCGGTGCAAAAAGAACATTGAAGATCATGCCTTCAGAATCCATGAAATCGGAGGTACCCAGAGGAGGAAAAAGAATATTTTTAGAACGGGCTGAAAAGATCTGGAAAAATATAAAATTTTCCTGGAAGATAGTTATCAGAAATATTTTTAGAAATAGGAAAAGATTTATAACGGTGGTCCTGGGGGTTTCAATAACCTATATGGTTACAATTTTTCCATATTATCAAATGAATATATTCTCCCAGATATTTAATGAGCATTATGGAAAATTTCAAACAGCTGATTATAATATCAATTTCACAGGTCCATTGAAGAAAAGTGTGATATTAGATTTAAAAAATACACTTAAAATAGACGATATTGAAGGTAAGATAGAATATCCCTTTGAGTTAAAGAATGGATGGAAATCTAAAAATATTCCTATTCTTGGTCTGAAATCAAAAACACAATTTTATAACTTTAAGAATCTCAGGGGAGAGTCTGTGGATCTCCCTGAAGATGGGATTCTCCTGACGGAAAATCTGGCCAGAAAATTAGATTTAACTGTTGGAGATCATCTCTTAATCAAAAACTTTATTCCCCACAGGGACGATTTAGAGGTAGAGGTCGTAGATATTATTAAACAGAATTTAGGAATCAATGGGTATATGAACATCCATTATATGGAAAAGTATTTAGTTGATAAGGGGATGGTTACAGGTGCTCTTATACATAGTAAAGATATAGATAGATCAAAGATTGAAAATGGTAAAAATATAGCTTCTGTTGAATCAACTGAAGACCTGATTAATACCTCTAAAGAATTTTTGCAAATAACCATGGGAAGCGTTTTTCTTATGGTGATCTTTGCAGGGATCATGGGTTTTGGAATCATCTATAATGCAACAATTATAAGTATTTCTGAAAGGACAATTGAATTTTCAACTTTGGAAATATTAGGGTTTTCCAAGATAAAAATATTTAAAATCATTCTTAAAGAGACTATTTTAATGGCTGTATTTGGAATTTTAATCGGTATTCCTCTGGGGATAAAAACTGTAGAACTTCTGGCTGATGCTCTTCAGTCCGACCTCTATACTCTGGACCCCCATCTCCCTGTAAAAGTACATATCATTACCACAACTACCACTATATTTTTTATTGCTTTATCCCAGCTGTTTATAATAAAAAAAATTAATAATTTAGATCTTTTAGAGGTACTAAAATCAAGGGATTTTTAG